A stretch of the Thermofilum adornatum genome encodes the following:
- a CDS encoding type II toxin-antitoxin system VapC family toxin, which yields MKNPIVYLDSSTIVKRYVEEAGSEVARDVYNSALAGNLTLSFSAWNIGEVLGVLERYRRRAWLDDESYVAARMMFIGETIRLLKLGALILVPIRVRLLAEAWRLQEKYHIYQADALQVVSAKYVKANKMYTGDRSLHNVALAEGLQSVILK from the coding sequence ATGAAAAACCCAATAGTGTACCTTGATTCCAGCACAATCGTTAAACGTTACGTAGAAGAAGCTGGTAGCGAGGTTGCCCGCGATGTATACAACTCAGCATTGGCTGGCAACCTAACTCTTTCGTTTTCAGCCTGGAATATTGGGGAGGTGCTGGGGGTTCTAGAGAGGTATCGAAGAAGAGCGTGGTTGGACGATGAAAGCTATGTAGCTGCAAGGATGATGTTTATCGGAGAAACTATAAGATTGTTGAAGCTTGGAGCTTTGATCCTTGTGCCTATCCGAGTTAGACTGCTCGCAGAGGCTTGGAGGCTCCAAGAAAAATACCACATTTACCAGGCTGATGCACTTCAAGTGGTTTCAGCCAAGTACGTAAAGGCGAACAAGATGTATACGGGGGACAGGAGTCTGCATAATGTAGCTCTTGCAGAAGGGCTTCAGAGTGTCATACTTAAGTGA